In a single window of the Myxococcus fulvus genome:
- a CDS encoding OmpA/MotB family protein gives MQAERGRAWVPWLVTVLVVLLAGGVLYLAHRGSVQAQAQAEEARKAADEATARARDADAARQQAEEKLTALQTEHTKLTTEKEQLSTEKEQLSQTVQEQEAELAKLKATYDDLQDKMKAEIAEGAIKLSQAQGRIQVDLVDKVLFDSGDASISKRGQEVLKRLGGVLAKVDDKAIQVSGHTDDSPPSQKLQTTFPTNWELSVARAVNVVRFLQEHGNVPARRMLAAGYGEMRPISANATPQGRARNRRIEVLLIPDLAAKKAGVRTARDTR, from the coding sequence ATGCAAGCGGAGCGAGGGCGGGCCTGGGTGCCCTGGCTGGTGACGGTGCTGGTGGTGCTGCTCGCGGGCGGCGTGCTGTACCTGGCGCATCGCGGCTCGGTGCAGGCCCAGGCGCAGGCGGAGGAGGCGCGCAAGGCGGCGGACGAGGCCACCGCGCGCGCCCGTGACGCGGACGCGGCCCGTCAGCAGGCCGAGGAGAAGCTCACGGCGCTGCAGACCGAGCACACGAAGCTGACGACGGAGAAGGAGCAGCTCAGCACGGAGAAGGAGCAGCTCAGCCAGACGGTGCAGGAGCAGGAGGCGGAGCTGGCCAAGCTCAAGGCCACCTACGATGACCTGCAGGACAAGATGAAGGCGGAAATCGCCGAGGGCGCCATCAAGCTGTCGCAGGCCCAGGGCCGCATCCAGGTGGACCTGGTGGACAAGGTGCTCTTCGACTCCGGCGACGCGAGCATCAGCAAGCGCGGCCAGGAGGTCCTCAAGCGGCTGGGCGGCGTCTTGGCCAAGGTGGATGACAAGGCCATCCAGGTGTCGGGCCACACGGACGACTCGCCGCCGTCGCAGAAGCTGCAGACCACCTTCCCCACCAACTGGGAGCTGTCCGTGGCGCGCGCCGTCAACGTGGTGCGCTTCCTCCAGGAGCACGGCAACGTGCCGGCGCGCCGGATGCTCGCCGCGGGCTATGGCGAGATGCGCCCCATCTCCGCCAACGCCACCCCGCAGGGCCGCGCGCGCAACCGCCGCATCGAAGTCCTGCTCATCCCCGACCTCGCGGCGAAGAAGGCCGGCGTGAGGACGGCGCGCGACACGCGCTGA
- a CDS encoding patatin-like phospholipase family protein, translating into MSIKPPSSSTSSAAARRTPEPVAARPAEAPKPNLLERMGQGLQNVAREANRLVDGFEAKLPDLSRLGLPKLPGAGEAPWAGITLTGKPLQIPFDKLLQVDLGDLRKVLERILPPKIDDKQGKELVAQTKDFRDTLGQVRSLAAQLDMLPSTHPRHAQVKAALEQAEARLTQTTGYTRATAPRPGSLWLDPQFLAKELPGGQVHASRFPTGTPVTKPPSALDIVSGGDAKKAAEYTASVAQNRAEAGMPVQGGEPMGVHLSLEGGGGKGKRYAAMFAEMRDMGVVPVSLTGTSAGSIAAAFAATGATPQQIEDVAKDPRLGQLYDFDLDLNDGGLLDGQAAFDMFDQKLRELTGITDRPVTFADLKIPLQLVAAKAYDSAVPDGGFKSAQDRIFVFSQETTPDTPVALAMRASMAIPGVFEPVQVVDPVTGRQMHLVDGGTLDNLPMGYAKNDLPQIGASLQPRGGTHPSNGTAQPKPLPTGQLDTDDAIWNGFNGYAMLKDNATEAQDWRDKARPGANQFMLAVPTWNLDDPKQENTILGFGYDAKVDPKLDQQTRQVTRDFLREFMDDMKVPGSRGTNLVTQVPKDLKFSEDVQIWGEKFQVTYSGGDTVVATAANGKRHEVRLGQKQIEALWLDGQTFKDFDAQLSHVLSDVRSVRPSWLPF; encoded by the coding sequence ATGAGCATCAAGCCCCCGTCCTCCTCCACGTCGTCTGCCGCGGCGCGTCGTACACCCGAGCCCGTGGCCGCGCGCCCGGCGGAGGCGCCGAAGCCCAACCTGCTCGAGCGGATGGGCCAGGGGCTGCAGAACGTCGCGCGCGAGGCCAACCGGCTGGTGGACGGCTTCGAGGCGAAGCTGCCGGACCTGTCGCGCCTGGGCCTGCCGAAGCTGCCGGGCGCGGGCGAGGCGCCGTGGGCGGGCATCACCCTCACGGGCAAGCCGCTCCAGATTCCGTTCGACAAGCTGCTGCAGGTCGACCTGGGGGATTTGCGCAAGGTGCTCGAGCGCATCCTGCCGCCCAAGATCGACGACAAGCAGGGCAAGGAGCTCGTCGCCCAGACGAAGGACTTCCGCGACACGCTCGGCCAGGTGCGCTCGCTGGCCGCGCAGCTGGACATGCTGCCCTCCACGCACCCGCGCCATGCGCAAGTGAAGGCCGCGCTGGAGCAGGCGGAGGCGCGGCTCACCCAGACGACGGGCTACACGCGCGCCACCGCGCCGCGCCCGGGCTCGCTGTGGTTGGACCCCCAGTTCCTCGCCAAGGAGCTGCCCGGCGGCCAGGTCCACGCGAGCCGCTTCCCCACGGGCACGCCGGTGACGAAGCCGCCCTCCGCGCTGGACATCGTGTCGGGTGGCGACGCGAAGAAGGCCGCCGAGTACACCGCCTCCGTCGCGCAGAACCGCGCCGAGGCGGGGATGCCGGTGCAGGGCGGCGAGCCCATGGGCGTGCACCTGAGCCTGGAGGGCGGTGGTGGCAAGGGCAAGCGCTACGCGGCCATGTTCGCGGAGATGCGGGACATGGGCGTGGTGCCGGTGAGCCTGACGGGCACGTCCGCGGGCTCCATCGCCGCCGCGTTCGCCGCCACGGGCGCCACGCCGCAGCAGATTGAAGACGTGGCCAAGGACCCGCGCCTGGGCCAGCTGTATGACTTCGACCTGGACCTGAACGACGGAGGCCTCCTGGATGGCCAGGCCGCGTTCGACATGTTCGACCAGAAGCTGCGCGAGCTGACCGGAATCACCGACCGGCCCGTCACCTTCGCGGACCTGAAGATTCCCCTGCAGCTGGTCGCCGCCAAGGCCTACGACAGCGCGGTGCCGGACGGCGGCTTCAAGAGCGCGCAGGACCGCATCTTCGTCTTCAGCCAGGAGACCACGCCGGACACGCCCGTGGCGCTCGCCATGCGCGCCTCCATGGCCATCCCCGGCGTGTTCGAGCCGGTGCAGGTGGTGGACCCCGTCACCGGCCGGCAGATGCACCTGGTGGACGGCGGCACGCTGGACAACCTGCCCATGGGCTACGCGAAGAATGACCTGCCGCAGATTGGCGCGTCGCTGCAGCCGCGCGGCGGCACGCACCCGTCCAACGGCACCGCGCAGCCCAAGCCGCTGCCCACCGGCCAGCTCGACACCGATGACGCCATCTGGAACGGCTTCAACGGCTACGCGATGCTCAAGGACAACGCCACCGAGGCCCAGGACTGGCGCGACAAGGCCAGGCCCGGCGCCAACCAGTTCATGCTCGCCGTGCCCACCTGGAACCTGGACGACCCCAAGCAGGAGAACACCATCCTGGGCTTCGGCTACGACGCCAAGGTGGACCCCAAGCTGGACCAGCAGACGCGCCAGGTGACGCGCGACTTCCTGCGCGAGTTCATGGACGACATGAAGGTCCCCGGCTCGCGCGGCACCAACCTCGTCACCCAGGTCCCCAAGGACCTGAAGTTCAGCGAGGACGTCCAGATCTGGGGCGAGAAGTTCCAGGTGACGTACAGCGGCGGGGACACCGTCGTCGCCACCGCCGCCAATGGCAAACGTCACGAGGTCCGGCTCGGTCAGAAACAGATTGAAGCCCTCTGGTTGGATGGACAGACGTTCAAGGACTTCGACGCGCAGCTGTCCCACGTCCTCAGCGACGTGCGCAGCGTGCGGCCCTCCTGGCTCCCGTTCTGA
- a CDS encoding nucleotidyltransferase family protein, whose amino-acid sequence MKAVAIILAAGEARRMAHPKALILHEGDKSFLQSLASTFVKAGCLVMGVVGKDAEAIRKQHPGMDLRESEQWRDSQMASVKTGLDAALAEGADVVVLHPVDMPALRTNTVKSMLKLMGDSDEMLRPEFEGAPGWPVMMSRGMAEKLRAADGEQLEAVLKGMRVRRVPMKDPGVLVNINAPETYERLFGSAPTLAPPPAPPKRKGSGKRGSGLTTVSDVGEGSSAPMAAASDE is encoded by the coding sequence ATGAAGGCAGTGGCGATCATCCTCGCAGCGGGCGAGGCCCGGCGGATGGCCCACCCCAAGGCGCTCATCCTGCACGAAGGCGACAAGAGCTTCCTTCAGTCGCTGGCGTCGACCTTCGTCAAGGCGGGCTGTCTGGTGATGGGTGTGGTGGGGAAGGACGCGGAGGCCATTCGCAAGCAGCATCCAGGGATGGACCTCCGGGAGTCCGAGCAGTGGCGGGACAGCCAGATGGCCTCGGTGAAGACGGGGCTGGACGCGGCGCTGGCGGAGGGGGCGGACGTGGTGGTGCTGCACCCGGTGGACATGCCGGCGCTCAGGACCAACACGGTGAAGTCGATGCTCAAGTTGATGGGGGACTCGGACGAGATGCTGCGTCCGGAGTTCGAGGGCGCGCCGGGCTGGCCGGTGATGATGTCGCGCGGGATGGCGGAAAAGCTGCGCGCGGCGGACGGCGAGCAGCTGGAGGCGGTGCTCAAGGGCATGCGCGTGCGCCGGGTGCCCATGAAGGACCCGGGGGTGCTGGTGAACATCAACGCGCCGGAGACGTACGAGCGGCTGTTCGGCTCGGCGCCGACGCTCGCGCCCCCGCCCGCGCCGCCCAAGCGCAAGGGCAGTGGCAAGCGGGGCTCGGGGCTCACCACGGTGTCGGACGTCGGCGAGGGCTCCTCGGCGCCCATGGCCGCGGCGTCGGACGAGTAG
- a CDS encoding response regulator transcription factor: protein MAIVTHVVMQPTVLLVEDDPDLRGVMAEALQAEGYDVNMAINAREAVRVLAATEVPCLVLVDLEAPCVQGPSLLETLRQDARFTGSRVVGMRAESGPCPQGAVALLRKPVRLKDLMAVVQAHCPDPRPETAQRVSR from the coding sequence GTGGCAATCGTGACCCATGTGGTGATGCAGCCGACCGTGCTCCTGGTGGAGGACGACCCGGACCTCCGGGGCGTGATGGCGGAGGCGCTCCAGGCCGAAGGCTATGACGTGAACATGGCCATCAACGCCCGCGAGGCCGTGCGGGTGCTGGCGGCCACGGAGGTGCCGTGTCTGGTGTTGGTGGACCTGGAGGCGCCGTGTGTCCAGGGGCCATCGCTCCTGGAGACGTTGAGGCAGGACGCGCGCTTCACGGGCTCGCGGGTGGTGGGGATGCGCGCGGAGTCCGGCCCGTGTCCCCAGGGGGCGGTGGCGCTGTTGCGCAAGCCGGTGCGGCTCAAGGACCTGATGGCCGTGGTCCAGGCGCACTGCCCGGACCCGCGGCCGGAGACCGCTCAGCGCGTCAGTAGGTGA
- a CDS encoding HAD family hydrolase, giving the protein MAIACVVLDFDGTFTDVATESAPFLTHFRDGLAHALGQGVEQAWEEEVAALRAGADILGWNLGGKVVAPATADPYLTATTAAHRIFQRLSVGTDEATRSEAVQKLYRDSYVHSATAFKPEAKEVLEALLATGLPVTVVTNAHTELVVKKLDTLAPKGRERLQVSGDARKFMLDAPDVADARFDALPETQTLDGVLRRPVYLRRGRYFEALKRIWDTTGTRPDQTLVVGDIYELDLALPAALGAHVQLVARDNVLPYELKAIEQLGARGGVDKSLHALLPRLR; this is encoded by the coding sequence ATGGCGATTGCTTGCGTGGTGCTGGACTTCGACGGGACCTTCACGGACGTGGCGACGGAGAGCGCGCCCTTCCTGACACACTTTCGTGACGGGCTGGCCCACGCGTTGGGGCAGGGCGTGGAGCAGGCGTGGGAGGAAGAAGTCGCGGCGCTGCGCGCGGGTGCGGACATCCTCGGTTGGAACCTGGGCGGCAAGGTGGTGGCGCCCGCCACGGCGGACCCGTACCTGACGGCGACGACGGCCGCGCACCGCATCTTCCAGCGGCTGTCGGTGGGCACGGACGAGGCCACGCGCTCGGAGGCGGTGCAGAAGCTGTATCGCGACTCGTACGTGCACTCGGCCACGGCCTTCAAGCCCGAGGCGAAGGAGGTGCTGGAGGCGCTGCTCGCCACGGGGCTGCCCGTCACGGTGGTGACGAACGCGCACACGGAGCTGGTGGTGAAGAAGCTCGACACCCTGGCCCCCAAGGGCCGCGAGCGGCTCCAGGTGTCCGGCGACGCGCGCAAGTTCATGTTGGACGCGCCGGACGTGGCGGACGCGCGCTTCGACGCGCTGCCGGAGACGCAGACGCTGGACGGGGTGCTGCGCCGGCCGGTGTACCTGCGCCGGGGTCGCTACTTCGAGGCGCTCAAGCGCATCTGGGACACCACCGGCACGAGGCCGGACCAGACGCTGGTGGTGGGCGACATCTACGAGCTGGACCTGGCGCTGCCGGCCGCCCTGGGCGCGCACGTGCAACTGGTCGCGCGCGACAACGTGCTGCCGTACGAGCTGAAGGCCATCGAGCAGCTCGGCGCCCGCGGCGGCGTGGACAAGAGCCTGCACGCGCTGCTGCCCCGGCTGCGCTGA
- the atpA gene encoding F0F1 ATP synthase subunit alpha — protein MEIRADEISRIIREQIKDYGKKVTVAETGTVLSVGDGIARIYGLEGVLAGELVEFTNGVKGLVLNLEEDNVGVAIMGDFQSIREGDTVKRTQQIASVPVGKGLLGRVVDPLGQPLDGKGPIQGTETRRLEVKAPGIVKRKSVHEPLQTGIKALDALVPVGRGQRELIIGDRQTGKTAVAIDTIINQKGLNVYCIYVAIGQKQSTVAQVVEKLNRFGAMEFTTVVAANASDPAPMQFFAPYAGVAMGEYFRDNKMHALIIYDDLSKQAVAYRQLSLLLRRPPGREAYPGDVFYVHSRLLERAAKLSDEEGAGSLTALPIIETQAGDVSAYIPTNVISITDGQIFLETDLFFSGVRPAINVGLSVSRVGSAAQIKAMKQVAGTMKLDLAQYRELAAFAQFGSDLDKATQETLARGARMVELLKQGQYEPLSVERQVMQIYAATNRDDAKKRGWVRDVPVSDVVRWMREFLEFADGKHPNVAKDIASKRELTNDIKAALNKAITEFNDVFQPTPGAKV, from the coding sequence ATGGAAATCCGCGCCGACGAGATCAGCAGAATCATCCGGGAGCAGATCAAGGACTACGGCAAGAAGGTCACCGTCGCGGAGACGGGCACCGTGCTGTCCGTCGGCGACGGTATCGCGCGCATCTACGGCCTGGAGGGCGTGCTGGCCGGTGAGCTGGTGGAGTTCACCAACGGCGTGAAGGGCCTGGTCCTCAACCTCGAGGAGGACAACGTCGGCGTCGCCATCATGGGCGACTTCCAGAGCATCCGCGAGGGCGACACCGTCAAGCGCACCCAGCAGATCGCCTCCGTGCCCGTGGGCAAGGGCCTGCTCGGCCGCGTGGTGGACCCGCTCGGCCAGCCCCTGGACGGCAAGGGCCCCATCCAGGGGACCGAGACGCGCCGCCTGGAGGTGAAGGCGCCCGGCATCGTGAAGCGCAAGAGCGTGCACGAGCCCCTGCAGACGGGCATCAAGGCGCTGGACGCGCTGGTGCCGGTGGGTCGTGGTCAGCGCGAGCTCATCATCGGTGACCGCCAGACGGGCAAGACGGCCGTCGCCATCGACACCATCATCAACCAGAAGGGCCTGAACGTTTACTGCATCTACGTGGCCATCGGTCAGAAGCAGTCGACGGTCGCGCAGGTCGTGGAGAAGCTCAACCGCTTCGGCGCCATGGAGTTCACCACGGTGGTGGCGGCGAACGCCTCCGACCCGGCCCCGATGCAGTTCTTCGCGCCGTACGCCGGCGTGGCCATGGGCGAGTACTTCCGCGACAACAAGATGCACGCCCTCATCATCTACGACGACCTGTCCAAGCAGGCCGTGGCGTACCGCCAGCTGTCGCTGCTCCTGCGCCGCCCGCCGGGCCGTGAGGCGTACCCGGGCGACGTGTTCTACGTGCACAGCCGCCTGCTGGAGCGCGCCGCGAAGCTGTCGGACGAGGAGGGCGCGGGCTCGCTCACCGCGCTGCCCATCATCGAGACGCAGGCCGGCGACGTGTCCGCCTACATCCCGACGAACGTCATCTCCATCACCGACGGGCAGATCTTCCTCGAGACGGACCTGTTCTTCTCCGGCGTCCGCCCGGCCATCAACGTCGGTCTGTCGGTGTCCCGCGTCGGTTCCGCCGCGCAGATCAAGGCGATGAAGCAGGTCGCCGGCACCATGAAGCTGGACCTCGCGCAGTACCGCGAGCTCGCGGCCTTCGCCCAGTTCGGCTCGGACCTCGACAAGGCCACCCAGGAGACCCTGGCCCGTGGCGCCCGCATGGTGGAGCTGCTCAAGCAGGGCCAGTACGAGCCGCTCTCCGTCGAGCGTCAGGTCATGCAGATCTACGCCGCCACCAACCGCGACGACGCCAAGAAGCGCGGCTGGGTGCGCGACGTCCCCGTCTCCGACGTGGTGCGCTGGATGCGTGAGTTCCTGGAGTTCGCGGACGGCAAGCACCCGAACGTCGCGAAGGACATCGCCTCCAAGCGCGAGCTGACCAACGACATCAAGGCGGCGCTGAACAAGGCCATCACCGAGTTCAACGACGTCTTCCAGCCCACCCCGGGCGCGAAGGTCTAA
- a CDS encoding sensor histidine kinase, translating into MFAVAPEEAWPFLGALLNATGCGIALLDRELRPVWVNGALTSLSGMETRAYLGRPLVDVWPKVAFSLAPLLARALSGENVVEAPLTGVLAAGSGEKHLRVGLSPAHQAGVLAGVVLWVRDETERVREEARLREREAHMRSLADVACDGHFLHENGVVLDANRALAHLLGHDSPRELIGHHLVEWVAPEYRPAVMSAVARGVETPYEVMCVRRDGQRIPLEVLGKFVTWEGRQVRLAAIWDISGRKAAEERAERTEHFREQLLGVVGHDLRSPLESIQSGTSALQRLENLEEPQQRLVGHVAQAARRMERMIHELLDFTRARLSGGLPVRPEPLVLDRLVEKVLEERRQGHPGRTLLMETQGDLRGHWDAGRITQLADTLLGSVLQHSPEPTPVWLKLVGAVGGVTLSIRNDSLTVPQEEHATLFEPFRRGRPASAEGLGLGLFIARQVAVAHGGRLTVESSQGGTRFVVWLPRESFVR; encoded by the coding sequence ATGTTCGCCGTGGCCCCCGAGGAGGCCTGGCCCTTCCTCGGCGCGCTGCTGAACGCGACGGGTTGTGGCATCGCCCTGCTGGACAGGGAGCTCAGGCCCGTGTGGGTGAATGGCGCGCTGACGTCGCTGTCGGGGATGGAGACCCGGGCCTATCTGGGGCGTCCCCTGGTGGACGTCTGGCCCAAGGTCGCCTTCTCGCTGGCCCCGCTTCTGGCGCGCGCCCTCTCGGGGGAGAACGTCGTGGAGGCGCCGCTGACGGGGGTGCTGGCCGCGGGCTCGGGCGAGAAGCACCTGCGCGTGGGGCTGTCCCCGGCGCACCAGGCCGGGGTGCTGGCGGGCGTGGTGCTGTGGGTGCGCGACGAGACGGAGCGCGTGCGCGAGGAGGCCCGGCTGCGCGAGCGCGAGGCGCACATGCGCAGCCTGGCCGACGTGGCCTGTGACGGGCACTTCCTGCACGAGAACGGCGTGGTGCTGGACGCCAACCGCGCGCTGGCGCACCTGTTGGGCCACGACTCGCCCCGGGAGTTGATCGGCCACCACCTGGTCGAATGGGTGGCGCCGGAGTACCGGCCCGCCGTCATGTCCGCGGTGGCCCGGGGGGTGGAGACGCCCTACGAGGTCATGTGCGTGCGGCGCGACGGCCAGCGCATCCCCCTGGAAGTGCTGGGGAAGTTCGTGACGTGGGAGGGCCGGCAGGTGCGGCTGGCCGCCATCTGGGACATCAGCGGGCGCAAGGCGGCGGAGGAGCGCGCCGAGCGCACCGAGCACTTCCGGGAGCAGCTCTTGGGCGTGGTGGGCCACGATTTGCGCTCCCCACTGGAGAGCATCCAGTCCGGCACGAGCGCGCTGCAGCGGCTGGAGAACCTGGAGGAGCCCCAGCAGCGGCTGGTGGGGCACGTGGCCCAGGCCGCGCGGCGCATGGAGCGGATGATCCACGAGCTGCTCGACTTCACCCGGGCCCGGCTGTCCGGAGGGCTGCCGGTGCGCCCGGAGCCGCTGGTGCTGGACCGGCTGGTGGAGAAGGTCCTGGAGGAGCGGCGGCAGGGCCACCCGGGCCGCACGCTGCTGATGGAGACGCAGGGTGATTTGCGGGGCCACTGGGACGCGGGGCGCATCACCCAGCTGGCGGACACGCTGCTCGGCAGCGTGCTCCAGCACAGCCCGGAGCCCACCCCGGTGTGGCTCAAGCTGGTGGGCGCGGTGGGGGGCGTGACGCTGTCCATCCGCAATGACTCGCTGACGGTGCCGCAGGAGGAGCACGCCACCCTCTTCGAGCCCTTCCGCCGGGGCCGCCCCGCCAGCGCCGAGGGCCTGGGCCTGGGCCTGTTCATCGCCCGGCAGGTGGCCGTGGCCCACGGGGGTCGGCTCACCGTGGAGTCCTCCCAGGGCGGAACGCGCTTCGTCGTCTGGCTGCCCCGCGAGTCCTTCGTCCGCTAG
- the atpH gene encoding ATP synthase F1 subunit delta, which produces MVNVSIARRYARALLDVSSEVGRIDAVAEQLTAFADILAKNPELADVLHNPAYSRAQRSQVVEGVMKLVPGLEPVLANTLRLLVDRNRLVYAHDIARLFRDMADARAGRVRGNVTSAAALPADTLAQLRQTLQQLTQRDVILETRVDPSLLGGVSAQVGSVLYDGSLRTQLDQMRRELK; this is translated from the coding sequence ATGGTGAACGTCTCCATCGCCCGCCGCTACGCCCGTGCCCTCCTCGACGTCTCGTCGGAGGTGGGTCGCATCGATGCCGTCGCCGAGCAGCTCACCGCCTTCGCGGACATCCTCGCGAAGAACCCCGAGCTGGCGGACGTGCTCCACAACCCCGCCTACTCGCGCGCCCAGCGCAGCCAGGTCGTGGAAGGGGTGATGAAGCTCGTCCCCGGTCTGGAGCCGGTGCTGGCCAACACCCTGCGTCTGCTGGTGGACCGCAACCGGCTGGTCTACGCGCACGACATCGCCCGCCTCTTCCGCGACATGGCGGATGCCCGCGCCGGCCGCGTCCGCGGCAACGTCACCAGCGCCGCCGCCCTCCCGGCCGACACCCTGGCCCAGCTGCGCCAGACGCTGCAGCAGCTCACCCAGCGCGACGTCATCCTGGAGACCCGCGTGGACCCCAGCCTGCTCGGTGGCGTGTCCGCCCAGGTGGGCAGCGTCCTCTACGACGGCAGCCTGCGCACCCAGCTGGACCAGATGCGCCGCGAGCTGAAGTAG
- a CDS encoding Hsp70 family protein has translation MHDPVIGIDLGTTNSAVATVEDGRPRLIPSRAGGRLTPSVLGVTKSGERVVGQQAQVLAEEHPDAVVWATKRFLGRRYTPELVQQAKALVPYPLVAGPAGDVRVKLAGRVMPCTQVSAMILGELALDAQAHFGRPVSKCVITVPANFDDNQRQATREAASIAGLEVVRLVNEPTAAALAYGLSRGFEGNALVFDLGGGTFDVSILDVKSGVFEVRATGGDPRLGGEDFDQRIVQWLLAQVDDELRHVVSQDAQSLRRLKVAAEAAKRELTEHEESTISVTGLGDHSGKGGRTTELETVLTRSFFETLSEPLSRRCLEVCEGVMREAKMDPRSVDVVLLVGGMTRVPLVRRLVADFFGRQPSTDVHPDEAVALGAAVQADELLRQSGQALLLDVASQSLGVGVLGGRVKRLIAKNTGVPVVARDIFFPGTSGQHEARIPVYQGESEFQDENHKLGEVVLKNLHVAARGDVPLEVVFELSGEAILSVKATDLTTGNMETVRLEARAGLPHGEAEKLGAEQANYAKSQGVVDAKRAEELFRKLLERGEKLARMLQKSAQENPSPEAEAAVGTVQKLLDGGRTALDSKDAAKCAAIARQLTQLLSGGKQEPRA, from the coding sequence ATGCACGACCCCGTCATCGGCATCGACCTGGGTACCACCAATAGCGCCGTGGCCACCGTGGAAGATGGCCGGCCGCGCCTCATTCCCTCACGCGCGGGGGGCCGCCTCACGCCCTCCGTGCTCGGCGTCACCAAGAGCGGCGAGCGCGTCGTGGGCCAGCAGGCCCAGGTGCTGGCGGAGGAGCATCCGGACGCGGTGGTCTGGGCCACCAAGCGCTTCCTCGGACGACGCTACACGCCGGAGCTGGTGCAGCAGGCGAAGGCGCTGGTGCCCTATCCGCTCGTCGCGGGCCCCGCTGGTGACGTGCGCGTGAAGCTGGCCGGGCGCGTGATGCCCTGCACGCAGGTCTCCGCGATGATTCTGGGCGAGCTGGCGCTGGATGCGCAGGCGCACTTCGGCCGCCCCGTCAGCAAGTGTGTCATCACGGTCCCCGCCAACTTCGACGACAACCAGCGACAGGCCACGCGCGAGGCGGCCTCCATCGCGGGGCTCGAGGTGGTGCGGCTGGTGAACGAGCCCACCGCGGCGGCGCTCGCGTACGGGCTGTCGCGCGGCTTCGAGGGCAACGCGCTGGTGTTCGACCTGGGCGGCGGCACCTTCGATGTGTCCATCCTCGACGTGAAGTCCGGCGTCTTCGAGGTGCGCGCCACCGGCGGTGACCCCCGGCTGGGCGGCGAGGACTTCGACCAGCGAATCGTCCAGTGGCTCCTGGCCCAGGTGGACGATGAGCTGCGCCACGTGGTGTCGCAGGACGCGCAGAGCCTCAGGCGCCTGAAGGTCGCCGCGGAGGCCGCCAAGCGCGAGCTCACCGAGCACGAGGAGTCCACCATCTCCGTGACGGGGCTGGGCGACCACTCGGGCAAGGGCGGGCGCACGACGGAGCTGGAGACGGTGCTCACGCGCTCGTTCTTCGAGACGCTGTCGGAGCCCTTGTCGCGCCGCTGCCTGGAGGTGTGCGAGGGCGTGATGCGCGAGGCGAAGATGGACCCGCGCTCGGTGGACGTGGTGCTGCTGGTGGGCGGCATGACGCGCGTGCCGCTGGTGCGCCGGCTTGTCGCGGACTTCTTCGGCCGGCAGCCGTCCACGGACGTGCACCCGGACGAGGCCGTGGCGCTGGGCGCCGCGGTGCAGGCGGACGAGCTGCTGCGACAGTCCGGTCAGGCGCTGCTCCTGGACGTGGCCAGCCAGAGCCTGGGCGTGGGCGTGCTGGGCGGGCGCGTGAAGCGGCTCATCGCGAAGAACACGGGCGTGCCCGTCGTCGCGCGCGACATCTTCTTCCCCGGCACCTCCGGCCAGCACGAGGCGCGCATCCCCGTGTACCAGGGCGAGAGCGAGTTCCAGGACGAGAACCACAAGCTGGGCGAGGTGGTGCTCAAGAACCTGCACGTGGCCGCGCGCGGAGACGTGCCGCTGGAGGTCGTCTTCGAGCTGTCGGGTGAGGCGATTCTGTCCGTGAAGGCCACGGACCTGACGACCGGCAACATGGAGACGGTGCGCCTGGAGGCGCGCGCGGGCCTGCCGCACGGCGAGGCGGAGAAGCTGGGCGCGGAGCAGGCGAACTACGCGAAGTCGCAGGGCGTGGTGGACGCGAAGCGCGCGGAGGAGCTGTTCCGCAAGCTGCTGGAGCGCGGCGAGAAGCTGGCGCGGATGCTCCAGAAGAGCGCGCAGGAGAACCCCAGCCCGGAGGCCGAGGCCGCGGTCGGCACGGTGCAGAAGCTGCTCGACGGCGGGCGCACCGCGCTGGACAGCAAGGACGCGGCGAAGTGCGCCGCCATCGCCCGGCAGCTCACGCAGCTGTTGTCCGGCGGCAAGCAGGAGCCGCGGGCCTGA